A genome region from Panicum virgatum strain AP13 chromosome 4K, P.virgatum_v5, whole genome shotgun sequence includes the following:
- the LOC120705045 gene encoding protein ALTERED XYLOGLUCAN 4-like, with amino-acid sequence MGVYKPLDPRSQKPSSKNPGCFLSKPVCVSLVLGFLSLALLHLLCCSPAATQQAVLSPLRQYINNTYSFVSSVPGEGTNKNCSYSEGRWVWAPGHARRYNATECNVKERQDCIRNGRPDTGYLDWRWQPAGGCPLPAFDARAFLAAVRGKHVAFIGDSMARNQAQSLVCLLSAAFPYRLLHRDASQHRHNFWGYAFPSHDVRVSYYWAPFLVRGKGKPEDDSIKENHVHLDAPGDRWGADADTIDVAVLAAGHWLLNGAIYYNGSEVIGAHNAPPEFSNHTKIGYAWPLHMAYRTAVERLSSGGGRPRTVVLATFSPSHFEGRPIDSPTACTKMEPYKDGERELEWIFKEVRDVVYEEAELARARAGGGATRIEVLDVTTLAAMRPDGHPSVYMNYQPFQHGVPEKMLSDCLHFCLPGPVDTFNEILVQILKKRR; translated from the exons atGGGAGTGTACAAGCCACTGGATCCCCGCAGCCAGAAGCCGTCGAGCAAAAATCCTGGCTGTTTCCTCTCCAAACCCGTCTGCGTCTCGCTCGTCCTCGGCTTCCTCTCCTtggcgctcctccacctcctctgctgctcccccgccgccacccagcAAGCCGTGCTCTCTCCTCTGCGCCAGTACATCAACAACACCTACTCCTTCGTCTCATCAGT GCCGGGAGAAGGGACCAACAAGAACTGCAGCTACTCCGAGGGAAGGTGGGTGTGGGCGCCGGGCCACGCGCGGCGGTACAACGCCACCGAGTGCAATGTCAAGGAGAGGCAGGACTGCATCCGCAACGGGCGGCCCGACACGGGCTACCTCGACTGGCGGTGGCAGCCGGCCGGCGGGTGCCCGCTGCCGGCGTTCGACGCCCGGGCGTTCCTCGCGGCGGTGCGCGGCAAGCATGTGGCCTTCATCGGCGACTCTATGGCGCGGAACCAGGCCCAGTCCCTCGTCTGCCTCCTCAGCGCCGCCTTCCCCTACCGCCTCCTGCACCGGGACGCCAGTCAGCACCGGCACAACTTCTGGGGCTACGCTTTCCCGTCCCACGACGTGAGGGTGTCCTACTACTGGGCGCCGTTCCTGGTCAGGGGCAAGGGCAAGCCGGAGGACGACAGCATCAAGGAGAACCACGTGCACCTCGACGCGCCCGGCGACCGGTGGGGCGCCGACGCCGACACGATCGACGTGGCCGTGCTCGCCGCGGGGCACTGGCTGCTGAACGGGGCCATCTACTACAACGGCAGCGAGGTGATCGGCGCCCACAACGCGCCGCCGGAGTTCAGCAACCACACCAAGATCGGCTACGCGTGGCCGCTCCACATGGCGTACCGGACGGCGGTGGAGCGgctcagctccggcggcgggcggccgcgcACCGTGGTGCTCGCCACGTTCTCGCCGTCGCACTTCGAGGGCAGGCCGATCGACAGCCCCACGGCGTGCACCAAGATGGAGCCGTACAAGGATGGGGAGAGGGAGCTGGAGTGGATCTTCAAGGAGGTGAGGGACGTCGTGTACGAGGAGGCGGAGCTCGCCAGggcgagggccggcggcggcgcgacgaggaTCGAGGTGCTGGACGTGACGACGCTGGCAGCGATGCGGCCGGACGGGCACCCCAGCGTGTACATGAACTACCAGCCGTTCCAGCACGGCGTGCCGGAGAAGATGCTGTCCGACTGCCTCCACTTCTGCCTGCCGGGGCCGGTGGACACGTTCAACGAGATACTTGTTCAGATCCTGAAGAAGAGGCGGTGA